AAATTATATATGAAACGTACTTCTAAAAAATTGTGGATGGGTATTTGCTTTACGATGACTTTGGCACTGAGCGCTGGAAGCTTCGTCGTTGGACCAGACACCACTCATGCCGCTTCGACAAGTAAAGCTGATCGGATTATCTCAAAAGGCTCCCAGTATATGGGCGTCCGTTATGAACATGGAGCTCCAGCTGGCAGTACAAGCTCTTTTGATTGCTCTTCGTTCACTCAGTATGTTTTTGCACAAAATGGAATCAAGCTTCCACGTTCGTCCAAACAGCAGTCAACTGTGGGCACTTATGTACCGCGTAGTCAGCTTAAAAAAGGTGATTTAGTCTTTTTCTATGCGCCAATTCATCATGTAGCCATTTATATGGGAGACGGGAAAATTCTGCATACGTTTGGTAAAGGCGGCGTAACGGTTACCAATCTAAATTCGGGATGGTGGAGCTCCCATTACACAACAGCACGTCGTGTCCTTTAGGATCATTTTGGATGATCTCCCATCCACCGAATGCATAACTTACAAATAACATTAAAAAGGCTGTTCCTTTGAGTAGAGATTGTCTACTGGAGGGACAGCCTTTCCTGTTGTTTTTGAGGCAGCGTAACGATGACATCCGTCCCTTCGCCTTCTGCGCTTTCCATGCGTATCGTACCCTGGTGAGCATCTGTTATTGCCTTGGCAATCGGTAACCCCAGTCCGGTTCCTCCGGTTTTACGATGTCTGGAGCTGTCTACCCGATAAAATCGTTCAAAGACACGCTTGATCTCACTCTCAGGAATGCCAATTCCGTAATCCTTAACGCGGAGGTGGACATCTTTTTCATCTGTAGATAACCATATTTCGATTTCTTCCGAGCTATACTTTAACGCATTATCCAGCAAGATGACTAGTAACTGCTTGATTTTTGCAAGATTAGCATCCAGCCAAATTTCCTTCTCTTCTGTAAAAATAGAAATTTGGCGGTCATGTACAGGCTTGAGATGTGCTACCACCTGTTGACAACAACCGACTAGCTCTACCCGCTCATATGGTTCGGAATCTTGCTGCTGTGAGGAGGCCAATGTCAGCAATTGCTGCGTCATCGTACGCATTCGCTGAGTTTCTTCATAGATCGATTCAATCGATTCCTTACGTATGTCCTCGTCACGCGTACCCCACCGCCGCAGCATGTTGGCATAGCCCTCAATAATCATCAATGTCGTATTCAGTTCATGTGAGGCGTCGGAAACAAACTGCTGCTGGCTCTGAAAGCTTTCTTCCAATCTCTCCATCATTCGATTAAAAGTAGCGGTCATTTGGGATAATTCATCTTGATTAGGACTGCCAGCAGGAATTTTTTTGAATTTCAAGCTTCTTTCGATTTCCTGCATCGTTTGAATACTACTGGCAATGGGCAGCAATATCGCATTTGCCAAAATCGTGCTGCCCACCAGACTGAGCAACATAGCTCCAACAGTCGATGTGATAAGAATTGTATTTAAGATATCGAGATTGTTTTCGAGGGCATCCCATTTTTCTACGATCTCCAGTGTCCCCTTTTGATTACCTTCTGGTGAAAGCACTGGAAGATGGATAATCAGGATTTTATGATCCTGTAGATCCGTTAGTTGAGAGCTTTGAGAAAGGTTAAAATGTATATCGTTCAGCTTAAAGCGGGACTGACGGCTTACTTCATACAAAAGACGAGATTGCTGATCAAATACCCTCAGAATGGTATCCGCAGAAAGTTCATCTTTCAGCTTGGACCCCCAAGCATTTTTCAGAATCATCGTGGCTCCTGTTTCGGCAATGATTTCGGTCCATTTATTTTGTAGCACTTCTCTTTCATTACGAGTAGCAATTTTTACAAATAATAGATGAACCGTGACGTCCACAAACAGGAGAATCGTCATCACTAAAATAGAACTAAGCAGGGTAATTTGGGTCCGCAGCTTCAATGGTCTTCCTCCCGGATACAGTACCCAACACCGCGCACGGTTTTAATCAGTTTCTTTTTGTATCCATGATCAATTTTTTTGCGAACATACCGGATATATACATCTACCACATTCGTATCACCGACAAAATCAAACCCCCACACATCCTGAATCATTTGATCCCGATGCAATACCTGATTTTTGTGCTCCATCAGATAGAGAAGCAGATCAAATTCTTTGGGCGTAAGTTCGATACGTTTTCCTTCCCTTACCACGGACCGCGTCTTGGGTTCCAACACCAGGCTATCGACTTGAAGTTTGGACTGCTGCTTTTCCTCTTTTTGCGAAGTAGTAGCTGCCGGCTCCAACTGATTCCTCATACTGGCCCGCATCCGCGCTAATAATTCCTCAATTTCAAAGGGCTTTGTAATGTAATCATTAGCTCCTTCATCCAGACCTGAAACTTTTTCAGGAGTCGTGTTACGTGCAGTGACCATAATTACCGGGGTATGATTGTCCACTTTTCGAATCTGCTTCAGCACCTCGACACCGTTCATCTCGGGCAGCATCACATCCAGTATGATAATATCCCATGTAAGAGATAGTGCTTTTTCCAATCCTTCTTTTCCCGTCTGTGCAATTTCAACCGCATATCCTTCGTGGGATAACTCCAGTTGAAGCAATCTGGATATCTTCGCTTCATCATCAATGACCAGCACCGACTTTTCCATTGCAAAACCACCTATTTTTTATAGAGAAAACTAATAAGCAATGCACATACCATTCATTTTTTATTTGATTTTAAGCTTTTATCCGTATAGTCGCTCTATAATATAACTTTGTAATTTAATTTTTTGAGGTTAAGGAGTAATTTATTCATGTTAATTAATGTAGACTTTGCTTTGTTTCACTGGATCAATGAATTGGCTAATCACCTCGCCTTTTTGAATGGAACTATGCGTTTCTTGGCGCAATATGCACCGTATTTATTTGGAGTGGCTTTACTGCTATACTGGTTCACCTTTAAAATGCCGCATCGGATGATGGTTTTAGAAGCCGTTATAACGGTTTGTATCGGTTTTACAATTAGCTGGTGTCTTGGACATTTGTTTTACAGAGATCGGCCTTTTGTCGGACACTCTGTCATTCAGCTGATTCATCATGATCCCAATGCTTCATTTCCGAGTAACCATGCACTTGGAGCTTTTGCTCTGGCAGCAATTCTATGGCTTCATCATCAAAAATATCGTGTCCTCTGGATTGTCTTGGCTGTGCTTATTGCGATATCCCGCGTATGGACCGGTGTGCATTATCCTTCAGATATTTTGGCAGGGGTGCTCATTGGGGCAGGTTGCGCAGTTGGTGTTCACAAATTCATTCGCAGTCGGAAGCTTCCGGGCATCTTTATCCAAGCAGCTATTATTTTTTATGAAAAATGGGAGCAGAAGCTAGGAATAAAGCCTGTAGAACAGACGAGAACAAAGATGACCCAATCTACTTCCTCTGTGCAAATAAAAAGCAGACGCTAATGCGTCTGCTTTTTTTAGCCTGATGATTTATGCACTCATTATGCAGTCGATTTGGTACGAAGTGGTAGCATTCGTTCTTCATACCGCTGGTAGAACCAAATGCAAGCCGCCATCCAGCAACCACTCATGAAATAGCCACCCACAACGTCACTCGGATAATGAACACCCAAATAAATGCGGCTTGTCCCGATCGTTACAATTAGTAGGCTACTGAGCAGAACAAGAAGGATACGACCTATCCTGGAAGGAACGTGCTTCCACAATAAAAACGTCAGCGCCGCATACATACTGAAAGCGGTCATGGAATGTCCGCTTGGAAAGCTATATCCATTCGCTTCGATAATACGGTTGATTTCAGGCCTCGCACGCCGAAATAGCATTTTTAGTACCGTATTCAACAGCACTGATCCCAGCACAGCAACCGCTAAAAAAAGCAATTCTCGTCGGTGTCCCAATACACTATAGAGCACGAACATGGCAATTAAAATGATGATTACCACTGGAAGCCCGCTGCCGATAATAGTGAAACATTTCATAAGACGTGTCATGAAAGGCGATTCCAGTTGTCCAATAGCCGTAATGATCTTGTGGTCAAAATGCCGTACTTGCTGGTCGCTAACCCATAATGCGATTAAGCCAAAACCAAGGGCACATACTATACATGTAAGTAGAGCCACGGAAATCGGTAGCTTTGTATATATTTGCTTCATTTTTTAGAGGTCCTCCATGAAATTCATCCCGTGATCAAACAAAATGCAGCATTCACATCGTCCATGTATTTACTTTACCCACTTTTCTTGTATCATTTCATAAAAAAATTAGCTTTTAGAATAAAGCATGGTTAGCTTTTTGGCAAAAGAACGAGGAGTCAT
This window of the Paenibacillus polymyxa genome carries:
- a CDS encoding undecaprenyl-diphosphatase; this translates as MLINVDFALFHWINELANHLAFLNGTMRFLAQYAPYLFGVALLLYWFTFKMPHRMMVLEAVITVCIGFTISWCLGHLFYRDRPFVGHSVIQLIHHDPNASFPSNHALGAFALAAILWLHHQKYRVLWIVLAVLIAISRVWTGVHYPSDILAGVLIGAGCAVGVHKFIRSRKLPGIFIQAAIIFYEKWEQKLGIKPVEQTRTKMTQSTSSVQIKSRR
- a CDS encoding phosphatase PAP2 family protein is translated as MKQIYTKLPISVALLTCIVCALGFGLIALWVSDQQVRHFDHKIITAIGQLESPFMTRLMKCFTIIGSGLPVVIIILIAMFVLYSVLGHRRELLFLAVAVLGSVLLNTVLKMLFRRARPEINRIIEANGYSFPSGHSMTAFSMYAALTFLLWKHVPSRIGRILLVLLSSLLIVTIGTSRIYLGVHYPSDVVGGYFMSGCWMAACIWFYQRYEERMLPLRTKSTA
- a CDS encoding C40 family peptidase; protein product: MKRTSKKLWMGICFTMTLALSAGSFVVGPDTTHAASTSKADRIISKGSQYMGVRYEHGAPAGSTSSFDCSSFTQYVFAQNGIKLPRSSKQQSTVGTYVPRSQLKKGDLVFFYAPIHHVAIYMGDGKILHTFGKGGVTVTNLNSGWWSSHYTTARRVL
- a CDS encoding sensor histidine kinase encodes the protein MKLRTQITLLSSILVMTILLFVDVTVHLLFVKIATRNEREVLQNKWTEIIAETGATMILKNAWGSKLKDELSADTILRVFDQQSRLLYEVSRQSRFKLNDIHFNLSQSSQLTDLQDHKILIIHLPVLSPEGNQKGTLEIVEKWDALENNLDILNTILITSTVGAMLLSLVGSTILANAILLPIASSIQTMQEIERSLKFKKIPAGSPNQDELSQMTATFNRMMERLEESFQSQQQFVSDASHELNTTLMIIEGYANMLRRWGTRDEDIRKESIESIYEETQRMRTMTQQLLTLASSQQQDSEPYERVELVGCCQQVVAHLKPVHDRQISIFTEEKEIWLDANLAKIKQLLVILLDNALKYSSEEIEIWLSTDEKDVHLRVKDYGIGIPESEIKRVFERFYRVDSSRHRKTGGTGLGLPIAKAITDAHQGTIRMESAEGEGTDVIVTLPQKQQERLSLQ
- a CDS encoding response regulator transcription factor, whose protein sequence is MEKSVLVIDDEAKISRLLQLELSHEGYAVEIAQTGKEGLEKALSLTWDIIILDVMLPEMNGVEVLKQIRKVDNHTPVIMVTARNTTPEKVSGLDEGANDYITKPFEIEELLARMRASMRNQLEPAATTSQKEEKQQSKLQVDSLVLEPKTRSVVREGKRIELTPKEFDLLLYLMEHKNQVLHRDQMIQDVWGFDFVGDTNVVDVYIRYVRKKIDHGYKKKLIKTVRGVGYCIREEDH